A genomic region of Spea bombifrons isolate aSpeBom1 chromosome 9, aSpeBom1.2.pri, whole genome shotgun sequence contains the following coding sequences:
- the TRAF3 gene encoding TNF receptor-associated factor 3 — MIKFSHYTMDAGKKIDPLVSGQTLQQRANPDRSLATTIYVPEQGGYKEKFLKPVEEKYKCEKCRLVLCNPRQTECGHRFCETCMNSILSSPNPQCMACEETIARDKVFRDNCCRREVLALQMLCRNENRGCREQITLGNLLIHLKSDCQFEELSCPRADCKEKVIRKDLSDHIEKTCKYRETPCAYCKNQVPLVEMQKHEEMECPSVVVSCPHKCSVKSLLRSELNTHLSECVNAPSTCSFKRYGCSFKGTNQQIKAHEASSAVQHVNLMKEWSAYLESKVSVLQNESSEKNKSIQILHNQMCNFEVEIERHREMLRNNEAKIQQLQRVIEGQAEKLIDLDKEIRSLCQSGEDSDTLKSGLESFQSRLTQLETISKTAAAWNPGVLETQINRHDQMLSVHDIRLADMDLRFQVLETASYNGVLIWKIRDYKRRKQEAVVGKTLSLYSQPFYTGYFGYKMCARVYLNGDGMGKGTHLSLFFVIMRGEYDALLPWPFKQKVSLMLMDQGPSRRHLGDAFKPDPNSSSFKKPTGEMNIASGCPVFVAQTVLENGTYIKDDTIFIKVIVDTSDLPDP; from the exons ATGATCA AATTTAGCCATTATACCATGGATGCTGGAAAAAAGATTGACCCCCTTGTTTCTGGGCAAACGTTACAACAAAGGGCCAACCCAGACCGTAGCCTCGCAACAACCATCTACGTGCCGGAGCAAGGAGGCTACAAAGAGAAATTTCTAAAGCCCGTGGAGGAGAAATACAAATGTGAAAAGTGCCGCTTAGTGCTGTGCAACCCGAGGCAGACGGAATGCGGGCATCGCTTCTGTGAGACTTGCATGAATTCGATACTTAG TTCGCCCAATCCACAATGTATGGCGTGTGAGGAAACCATCGCAAGAGACAAG GTGTTTAGAGATAACTGCTGCAGGAGGGAAGTCCTCGCTCTGCAGATGCTCTGCAGAAATGAGAACAGAGGTTGCCGAGAACAAATAACTTTGGGTAATCTTTTG ATTCACCTAAAAAGCGATTGCCAGTTTGAAGAACTTTCATGCCCTCGTGCCGATTGCAAAGAAAAAGTCATCAGAAAGGACCTGAGCGATCACATAGAGAAGACCTGCAAATACCGAGAAACGCCATGTGCGTACTGTAAAAACCAAGTCCCGCTGGTGGAAATGCAG AAACATGAAGAGATGGAGTGTCCGTCTGTGGTAGTTTCCTGTCCTCATAAATGTAGTGTCAAAAGCCTTCTGAGGAGTGAG TTGAATACACATTTGTCTGAATGCGTTAATGCCCCAAGTACCTGCAGCTTTAAACGTTATGGCTGCAGTTTTAAg GGAACCAACCAACAAATTAAAGCACACGAGGCCAGTTCGGCTGTCCAGCATGTGAATCTGATGAAAGAATGGAGCGCCTACCTAGAATCAAAG GTATCTGTGTTGCAAAACGAAAGCTCGGAAAAGAACAAAAGTATCCAGATATTACATAACCAGATGTGCAACTTTGAAGTGGAAATCGAACGGCACAGGGAGATGCTACGAAATAACGAAGCAAAGATCCAGCAGTTACAG AGGGTTATAGAAGGTCAGGCAGAGAAGCTTATAGATCTCGACAAGGAAATCAGGAGTTTGTGCCAGTCTGGGGAGGATTCGGACACTTTGAAGAGCGGTTTGGAATCTTTCCAATCCCGTCTGACACAATTAGAAACCATTAGTAAAACCGCAGCAGCTTGGAATCcag GTGTCTTAGAAACTCAAATCAATCGACATGACCAAATGCTTAGTGTTCATGATATCCGACTGGCTGATATGGATCTCCGCTTCCAAGTGTTGGAAACTGCCAGTTACAATGGGGTGTTAATCTGGAAAATCCGAGATTACAAGAGGCGAAAGCAAGAAGCGGTCGTGGGGAAGACTTTATCGCTATACAGTCAACCATTTTACACTGGATATTTTGGCTACAAAATGTGTGCACGAGTCTATCTCAATGGAGACGGAATGGGGAAAGGGACTCATCTGTCACTGTTTTTTGTAATAATGAGAGGGGAATATGATGCTTTGCTTCCTTGGCCCTTTAAACAGAAGGTCAGTCTGATGCTGATGGACCAGGGACCATCACGTCGCCATCTAGGAGATGCCTTCAAGCCCGACCCAAACAGCAGCAGTTTCAAAAAACCCACCGGAGAGATGAATATCGCATCGGGCTGCCCCGTGTTTGTTGCCCAGACTGTTCTCGAGAATGGGACGTACATAAAAGATGATACTATTTTTATTAAGGTAATAGTGGATACATCCGATCTACCCGACCCCTGA